The Paenibacillus sp. MBLB1832 genome has a window encoding:
- a CDS encoding helix-turn-helix transcriptional regulator, which produces MLALQLQLPPLPQFITVGHSIWQPGDIHFERNFPVFDVLFINKGKLHLTEDAIPYDLDAGSILVLEPGKTHMGHRPCEVNTEIYWLHFIQPTPVITINSKQISWTTIINKGTDFDFAPVEQVMFLPKLIKTDLKQFVPTLQSMVALHQKSNLMSALSINALFAQLLTLLQSSLIEMSTPTRSAIHSKKMELILKENLLHPYKMQQIEEKLQLNFDYLARCLKKHTGMSPMQYIQYQRIERAKTLLTQSNHNISYIAEEVGILDYNYFIRLFRKQVGVTPGVYRLNKHKKL; this is translated from the coding sequence ATGCTAGCTCTGCAATTACAACTCCCTCCATTGCCGCAATTCATTACAGTTGGTCATTCGATATGGCAACCAGGAGACATTCATTTCGAAAGAAATTTCCCTGTATTTGATGTTCTGTTTATCAACAAAGGTAAACTTCATTTGACAGAAGATGCAATTCCATATGATCTTGATGCAGGAAGTATTCTTGTACTTGAACCTGGTAAAACCCATATGGGACATCGGCCTTGTGAAGTAAATACCGAGATTTATTGGTTGCATTTTATTCAGCCGACACCCGTTATTACAATAAATAGTAAGCAAATCAGCTGGACGACAATCATTAACAAGGGCACAGACTTTGATTTTGCACCTGTGGAGCAAGTGATGTTTCTCCCCAAATTAATTAAAACCGACCTTAAGCAATTTGTTCCTACTTTGCAATCCATGGTTGCTTTGCATCAAAAATCAAACCTCATGAGTGCCTTATCCATAAATGCATTATTTGCCCAATTGTTAACGCTTCTACAGAGCAGTCTAATTGAAATGTCTACACCCACACGTTCAGCAATTCATAGTAAAAAAATGGAGCTAATCCTCAAGGAAAATCTACTGCATCCCTACAAAATGCAGCAAATCGAGGAAAAGCTCCAATTAAATTTTGATTATTTGGCACGCTGTTTAAAGAAACACACTGGTATGAGTCCCATGCAATATATTCAATATCAACGAATTGAAAGGGCTAAGACATTACTCACGCAATCCAATCACAACATTTCTTATATTGCTGAGGAGGTCGGAATTCTAGATTATAATTATTTTATTCGTTTATTTCGGAAGCAAGTCGGAGTGACACCCGGAGTATATCGCTTGAATAAGCACAAAAAACTATAA
- a CDS encoding DUF5054 domain-containing protein: MPYVWKELIVLSARYGDGNPRLTQLPVAEMSALIIQTTARKVDGITHDAIPEMFRYIGTFALNEHDTKSAEGFAVLSSRRSYTFVESSWQEQRDYISKAVAVIPPDLQGEAQQALSALKPVWRQRPVHALRIVPGESLVAGMFRVQVGADGSLNNLTAPSGKEWAGIGDNLAGLGAFRYETFGQAEYDRWFEQYVQNRKQTHAWADSDFGKPGIALFAPEHKHAVYAPYVEEAWLLGDEAVDEMCLQLRLPEVANQQGGAPARVQLVYRFAKAEQVLEIQLTWFDKPASRLPEALWFSFIPQVDNPNRWRLDKLGERISPLDVVKDGNNVVGTNFPMWYEEDACFRFVIKFAES, encoded by the coding sequence TTGCCGTATGTATGGAAAGAGCTGATTGTTTTATCAGCTCGCTACGGAGACGGTAATCCCCGTTTGACTCAGCTTCCTGTGGCGGAAATGTCTGCACTAATAATCCAAACAACCGCACGAAAAGTAGATGGGATAACTCATGACGCTATCCCTGAGATGTTCCGTTACATTGGAACATTCGCTCTCAACGAACACGATACGAAGTCGGCAGAGGGGTTTGCTGTCTTATCTAGCAGGCGAAGCTATACATTTGTAGAGTCATCCTGGCAAGAGCAACGTGATTATATCAGCAAGGCAGTTGCCGTGATCCCGCCGGATTTGCAGGGAGAAGCACAACAAGCTTTGTCAGCGCTAAAACCTGTTTGGCGTCAACGACCGGTACATGCGTTGCGAATAGTACCAGGTGAGTCCCTAGTTGCCGGTATGTTCCGTGTACAAGTGGGAGCTGACGGTTCCTTAAACAATCTTACGGCTCCGTCCGGGAAAGAATGGGCAGGCATCGGGGACAATCTTGCTGGTTTAGGCGCCTTTCGGTATGAAACCTTCGGTCAAGCAGAGTACGACCGCTGGTTCGAACAATACGTACAGAACCGCAAACAGACACATGCCTGGGCAGATTCGGATTTTGGTAAGCCAGGGATAGCATTGTTTGCACCTGAACATAAGCATGCTGTCTACGCGCCATATGTTGAAGAAGCATGGCTTCTAGGCGATGAGGCAGTTGATGAAATGTGCTTGCAATTGAGGCTGCCTGAGGTAGCTAATCAGCAAGGCGGGGCGCCTGCCCGTGTACAACTCGTGTACAGGTTTGCCAAAGCTGAACAGGTTTTGGAAATACAACTTACGTGGTTTGATAAACCCGCATCTCGGTTGCCAGAAGCGCTGTGGTTTTCCTTTATCCCACAAGTTGATAATCCGAACAGATGGCGGTTGGATAAGCTTGGAGAACGGATCTCTCCTCTGGATGTCGTGAAGGATGGGAATAATGTAGTGGGGACCAACTTTCCTATGTGGTACGAAGAGGATGCTTGCTTTCGATTCGTGATCAAATTTGCGGAGAGTTAA